The following are encoded in a window of Kitasatospora sp. NBC_01250 genomic DNA:
- a CDS encoding MarR family winged helix-turn-helix transcriptional regulator, with amino-acid sequence MTQSATPPAAAPAAAVAAPTPVELMDQVARAAAAYYRHFATLAADRGLTLMQGKTLSLLREPRPMRTLADLLACDASNVTGIVDRLEARGLVRREVDPADRRIKNVLLTEEGEQAVREIRAELVSGLTGLEQLDEADRHALQRLLGLVFPG; translated from the coding sequence ATGACGCAGTCCGCCACCCCGCCCGCCGCCGCCCCCGCGGCTGCCGTCGCCGCGCCCACCCCGGTCGAGCTGATGGACCAGGTCGCCCGGGCCGCGGCTGCCTACTACCGGCACTTCGCCACGCTCGCGGCCGACCGGGGCCTCACCCTCATGCAGGGCAAGACGCTCAGCCTGCTCCGCGAGCCCCGCCCGATGCGCACCCTGGCCGACCTGCTGGCCTGCGACGCCTCCAACGTCACCGGCATCGTCGACCGCCTGGAGGCGCGCGGACTGGTCCGCCGCGAGGTCGATCCCGCCGACCGGCGGATCAAGAACGTGCTGCTCACCGAGGAGGGCGAGCAGGCCGTCCGCGAGATCCGCGCCGAGCTGGTGTCCGGCCTCACCGGCCTGGAGCAGCTCGACGAGGCGGACCGGCACGCCCTCCAGCGCCTGCTGGGACTGGTCTTCCCCGGGTGA
- a CDS encoding C39 family peptidase, whose protein sequence is MPNHTSRRSLLAAASVAVTAAAVSPRASAATAPSRPAPDAGPAEVTPAVEFRAWTTAADWGAGAAQGTAVEDLPGGSGDGPQGLRIETAAGTVDLTDPHTGATASWEWASWTSPAQPLAVPAAQAVVSWNAHTPAGTWLAVELRGSYTDGTSTPWYVMGHWAAGDQDIRRTSVDAQQDGRSSIRTDTFAIDTPASGLRLAGCELRLTLYRTPGTALTPTVRRLGLLASDLPERTEVPPAAPGLPAARELPVPRYSQEIHRSQYPQYDSGGEAWCSPTSSQMVIAYWGQAPTPADLAWVSPDYADPQVCQAARGTYDYQYQGCGNWPFNAAYAATYPGLQAVVTRLRSLTDAEQLIQAGIPVITSVSFRSGELDGAGYDTAGHLMVLVGFTAQGDVIANDPASPSDDAVRRVYQRRQFENVWLRTKWTNAAGTVADGSGGICYLYFPTDPDPTQTQALASCGVR, encoded by the coding sequence GTGCCCAACCACACCTCCCGCCGCTCCCTGCTGGCCGCCGCCTCCGTCGCCGTCACCGCAGCCGCCGTCTCGCCCCGCGCGTCGGCCGCGACCGCCCCGAGCCGTCCGGCGCCGGACGCCGGCCCCGCCGAGGTGACCCCCGCCGTCGAGTTCCGGGCCTGGACCACCGCCGCCGACTGGGGCGCCGGCGCCGCCCAGGGCACCGCGGTCGAGGACCTCCCGGGCGGCTCGGGCGACGGCCCCCAGGGCCTGCGGATCGAGACGGCCGCCGGCACTGTCGACCTCACCGACCCGCACACCGGCGCGACCGCGAGCTGGGAGTGGGCGAGCTGGACCTCGCCTGCGCAGCCGCTCGCCGTCCCGGCTGCGCAGGCCGTGGTCTCCTGGAACGCCCACACCCCCGCCGGCACGTGGCTCGCCGTCGAGCTGCGCGGCAGCTACACCGACGGCACGAGCACGCCCTGGTACGTGATGGGCCACTGGGCCGCGGGCGACCAGGACATCCGCCGCACCAGCGTCGACGCCCAGCAGGACGGGCGCAGCAGCATCCGCACCGACACCTTCGCCATCGACACCCCCGCGAGCGGGCTGCGCCTGGCCGGCTGCGAGCTGCGGCTCACCCTCTACCGCACGCCCGGCACCGCCCTCACCCCCACCGTCCGGCGCCTGGGCCTGCTCGCCTCCGACCTGCCCGAACGCACCGAGGTGCCGCCCGCCGCGCCCGGCCTGCCCGCCGCCCGCGAACTGCCCGTGCCGCGCTACTCGCAGGAGATCCACCGGAGCCAGTACCCGCAGTACGACAGCGGCGGCGAGGCCTGGTGCAGCCCCACCTCCTCGCAGATGGTCATCGCCTACTGGGGCCAGGCGCCGACCCCCGCCGACCTCGCCTGGGTCAGCCCCGACTACGCCGACCCCCAGGTCTGCCAGGCCGCCCGCGGCACCTACGACTACCAGTACCAGGGCTGCGGCAACTGGCCGTTCAACGCCGCCTACGCGGCGACCTACCCCGGCCTGCAGGCCGTCGTCACCCGGCTGCGCTCGCTGACCGACGCCGAGCAGCTGATCCAGGCGGGCATCCCGGTGATCACCTCCGTCTCGTTCCGCAGCGGCGAACTGGACGGCGCGGGCTACGACACCGCAGGCCACCTGATGGTGCTCGTCGGCTTCACCGCCCAGGGCGACGTGATCGCCAACGACCCCGCCTCACCCTCCGACGACGCCGTTCGACGCGTCTACCAGCGGCGCCAGTTCGAGAACGTCTGGCTGCGCACCAAATGGACGAACGCGGCAGGCACCGTGGCGGACGGCAGCGGCGGCATCTGCTACCTCTACTTCCCGACCGACCCCGACCCGACCCAGACCCAGGCCCTCGCCTCCTGCGGAGTGCGCTGA
- a CDS encoding SDR family NAD(P)-dependent oxidoreductase: MRPAPPRTGLPHDLVIGITPFCQPDVGLAEAVCRAGGLGVLDLGTGDRRAREAVAALRERLGGGFGVRVGPGCGLLPEELGVSGGARPETVVLAGEVPGWEAADVAGQFRLLVEVTELGQAVAAVRAGARGLIARGSESGGRVSELSTFVLLQQLLAAPEVDVPVWACGGIGLRTAVAAVAGGAAGVVLDSQLALLDESGVSPEDAAAVRGMDGSETLVVDGRRVLRRRKELMVGQDGFLAKVFAERWGTVRRALRAIGEAVRGAEAGAALLRPGAPLSVAFGTELPVAQGPMTRVSDQPGFAAAVAEAGALPFVALALAGAEQSRELLGRTAVALEGRPWGVGVLGFASEEVRGAQLAEVLAARPTHAVIAGGRPAQARVLETAGIRTFLHVPSPGLLRQFLDDGARRFVFEGSECGGHVGPRCSFPLWEAQLAVLEDFLDEAKEAQGTQLEVLFAGGVHDERSAAMVAAMAAPLAERGVAAGVLMGTAYLCTEEAVAHGAVQEQFQRQVLAARATELLQTAPGHATRCLPSPFTVEFGQARERLRAEGVPDREAWEHLERLNVGRLRIASKGVDRVSGELVEVDEQGQLARGMFMAGQVAVLRSATTTLAGLHAAVTTGAAEFLAGRTDELTEAQEQEAAVEPLDIAVIGMAGMFPQAPDLPAFWANIVAGVDAVTEVPVERWDPALYYSADGDVGRTPSKWGGFLPPIPFDPLSYGIPPAALGSIEPVQLLALEAARRALVDAGYDAGGERQGSSGRSFDRSRTSVVFGAEAGSDLSNAGVLGAVLPAYLGEVPPAIAEQLPALTEDSFPGMLSNVIAGRIANRLDLGGANFTVDAACASSLAALDVACKELAAGTADLALCGGADLHNGINDFLLFASVHALSPTGRSRPFDASADGIALGEGVGCLVLKRLADAERDGDRVYAVVQGIGSASDGRSLGLTAPRPEGQRLALERAYRGAGVAPAQVGLLEAHGTGTVVGDRTELAVLGKVFAQDGAAPGSCALGSVKSQIGHTKCAAGLAGLIKVSLALHTGVKPPTLHLEKPNPAWQKDSSPFAFHAEARPWAAAPAERVAGVSAFGFGGTNFHAVLRGYDGPTPVHGLQEWPAELFTFRGTDRERALRGAAELLRLAEADGAPWRLRDLALAASRRAEAGHGPVQVAVVASDLAELTALLRRAANGEHSPDHGLYMAQRGHAPQGSGTPEGSGTGAVAFLFPGQGSQRPGMFAELFAAFPGVQRHLRLGGACAEVLYPPLAFTPEARAAQRDAVTDTRVAQPALGMAGLVAYELLALAGVRPQLAGGHSYGELVALCAAGALSAEELPGLGTERARAMLEAVGEGADPGSMAAVTAGVAAVDEVLTAAGLAGKVVAANHNGPKQTVISGPTPEVATAGRLLREAGHGVTRLRVACAFHSPLLAGAGERFARALAERTVRAPEFPVFANRTAAGYPADPAGVRAELAAQIGAPVRFAEQIEAMYAAGARVFVEAGPGSVLCRLVSSILGERPHRVVPVEGRRRGLPGFLDALAELAVAGVPVRTDRLLRGRDAVDAGRARAARRPGWTVDGQLVRTAAGELLPGALAPARPVPEALMTTHRPETNGDALIAEFLRSSRELIAAQRDVLMTYLGGTGELPAPVAPPAVASAPAAATAALTAALPAAASAAVPAPRAALPAVAEAPAPATEFGEEELQRVVVEVISERTGYPADMIEPELDLEADLSIDSIKRTEIIGQLARRLGGADQLGGLADEQVEELSRARTTAAITAWLAARLGGPEPESTARPESTPTRESTPVREPVPTPVSAPLPATEPAVPQAPEEPVTGAEPARLEFAPVPLAAAFAAPEALAGRRFALLGSDGHGLAEALAARLTAAGAQALALAATHELTPADGPVDGVLLLDPLAKHGAPVLPGCVPALQAALACSPRQLLAARITGGTTDGAKEEAAGRADGLRGLFRTLAREYPDTTARLVELDAPHPSDPTAAADPTRAADSTNADDPTRAADALLGELLAADREPVVLRGAAGRHGLALVERGLGLLGSTGAGPAGDGVAEAAALGLDQDAVVLLVGGARGITARFAAALAAASRCRLELLGRTPQPEGPEDPLTAAARDRSALRAVLARHGVPLPEVDATAARLLAGREVAATLGELAALGSPARYRTVDAADPAALRQAVKEAYAEYGRLDGVVYAAGVIEDKVLAEKDPESFRRVFATKADGARALLDALAELPAGPRFTVLFGSIAAALGNRGQADYAAANDALEELGARWSVRTGRRALTVHWGPWAPSETHGGMVSAELAREYARRGVRLIDPTAGTLALLRELAWGEPSVRSVVYTASGW, encoded by the coding sequence ATGAGGCCCGCGCCCCCGCGCACAGGACTTCCGCACGACCTCGTCATCGGGATCACCCCCTTCTGTCAGCCGGATGTCGGGCTCGCCGAGGCCGTCTGCCGGGCCGGCGGGCTCGGGGTGTTGGACCTGGGGACGGGGGACCGGCGGGCACGGGAGGCGGTGGCCGCGCTCAGGGAGCGGTTGGGCGGCGGGTTCGGGGTGCGGGTCGGGCCCGGATGCGGGCTCCTGCCGGAGGAGTTGGGGGTGTCCGGCGGGGCGAGACCGGAGACGGTGGTGCTCGCCGGGGAGGTGCCCGGCTGGGAGGCGGCGGACGTCGCGGGCCAGTTCCGGCTGCTGGTCGAGGTGACCGAGCTCGGGCAGGCGGTGGCCGCGGTGCGGGCGGGAGCCCGGGGGCTGATCGCTCGGGGCAGTGAAAGCGGCGGCCGGGTCAGCGAGTTGAGCACCTTCGTCCTGCTGCAGCAGCTGCTGGCGGCACCCGAGGTGGACGTGCCGGTGTGGGCCTGCGGCGGGATCGGCCTGCGAACGGCGGTGGCGGCGGTGGCCGGCGGGGCGGCCGGGGTGGTGCTGGACAGCCAGCTCGCGCTGCTGGACGAGTCAGGGGTGTCGCCCGAGGATGCGGCGGCGGTGCGCGGCATGGACGGCTCCGAGACGCTGGTCGTCGACGGTCGGCGGGTGCTGCGGAGAAGAAAAGAGTTGATGGTTGGTCAGGACGGTTTCCTGGCGAAGGTGTTCGCGGAGCGGTGGGGGACGGTCCGGCGGGCATTGCGGGCCATCGGCGAAGCCGTCCGGGGGGCCGAGGCAGGCGCCGCGCTGTTGCGGCCCGGGGCACCGCTGAGCGTGGCGTTCGGTACCGAACTCCCGGTGGCGCAGGGGCCGATGACCAGGGTCAGTGACCAGCCCGGGTTCGCGGCGGCGGTCGCCGAGGCGGGCGCGCTGCCGTTCGTGGCGCTCGCGTTGGCGGGTGCGGAGCAGAGCCGCGAGCTGTTGGGGCGGACGGCGGTGGCCCTGGAGGGACGCCCCTGGGGCGTGGGCGTGTTGGGGTTCGCGTCGGAGGAGGTGAGGGGCGCGCAGCTGGCCGAGGTGCTGGCGGCGCGGCCGACCCATGCGGTGATCGCCGGCGGACGTCCCGCGCAGGCGCGAGTGTTGGAGACGGCGGGTATCCGGACCTTCCTGCATGTGCCCTCGCCGGGGCTGCTGCGGCAGTTCCTGGACGACGGGGCGCGCCGGTTCGTCTTCGAGGGGTCGGAGTGCGGCGGGCACGTCGGGCCCCGGTGCAGCTTCCCGCTCTGGGAGGCGCAGCTGGCGGTGCTGGAGGACTTCCTGGACGAGGCGAAGGAGGCTCAAGGCACGCAGCTGGAGGTGCTGTTCGCGGGCGGCGTGCATGACGAGCGCTCGGCGGCGATGGTGGCGGCGATGGCCGCACCGCTGGCGGAGCGGGGCGTGGCGGCGGGCGTGCTGATGGGAACGGCCTATCTCTGCACCGAGGAGGCGGTGGCGCACGGCGCGGTGCAGGAACAGTTCCAGCGCCAGGTGCTGGCCGCGCGGGCGACGGAGCTGCTGCAGACGGCACCCGGGCACGCCACGCGCTGCCTGCCGAGCCCGTTCACGGTGGAGTTCGGGCAGGCCAGGGAGCGGCTGCGGGCCGAGGGCGTGCCGGACCGGGAGGCCTGGGAGCACCTGGAGCGGCTGAACGTCGGGCGGCTGCGGATCGCCAGCAAGGGCGTCGACCGGGTGTCGGGCGAGCTGGTCGAGGTCGACGAGCAGGGGCAGTTGGCGCGCGGGATGTTCATGGCGGGGCAGGTCGCCGTGCTGCGCTCGGCGACCACGACGCTCGCCGGGCTGCATGCCGCGGTGACGACCGGCGCGGCGGAGTTCCTGGCGGGCAGGACAGACGAACTGACGGAGGCTCAAGAACAGGAAGCGGCGGTGGAGCCGCTGGACATCGCCGTGATCGGCATGGCCGGCATGTTCCCGCAGGCGCCCGACCTGCCCGCCTTCTGGGCCAACATCGTGGCAGGCGTGGACGCGGTCACCGAGGTGCCGGTCGAGCGGTGGGACCCGGCGCTCTACTACTCGGCGGACGGCGACGTGGGCAGGACGCCGTCCAAGTGGGGCGGTTTTCTGCCGCCGATCCCCTTCGACCCGCTGAGCTACGGCATCCCGCCCGCCGCGCTGGGCAGCATCGAGCCGGTGCAGTTGCTGGCCCTGGAGGCGGCGCGGCGCGCGCTGGTGGACGCGGGGTACGACGCGGGCGGGGAGCGCCAGGGCAGCAGCGGGCGGAGCTTCGACCGGTCCCGCACCAGCGTGGTGTTCGGCGCCGAGGCGGGCAGCGACCTGTCGAACGCGGGCGTGCTGGGCGCGGTGCTGCCGGCCTACCTGGGCGAGGTCCCGCCGGCGATCGCCGAGCAACTGCCCGCGCTCACCGAGGACTCCTTCCCCGGCATGCTCTCCAATGTCATCGCGGGTCGAATCGCCAACCGGCTGGACCTGGGCGGCGCCAACTTCACGGTGGACGCGGCCTGTGCCTCCTCGCTGGCGGCGCTGGACGTGGCCTGCAAGGAACTGGCGGCGGGCACCGCCGACTTGGCGCTCTGCGGCGGTGCGGACCTGCACAACGGGATCAACGACTTCCTGCTCTTCGCCTCGGTGCACGCGCTCTCGCCGACCGGCCGCTCCCGTCCCTTCGACGCCTCGGCGGACGGCATCGCGCTCGGCGAAGGCGTCGGCTGCCTGGTGCTGAAGCGCCTGGCGGACGCGGAGCGGGACGGCGACCGGGTGTACGCGGTGGTCCAGGGCATCGGGAGCGCGAGCGACGGGCGTTCGCTGGGTCTGACCGCGCCCCGGCCCGAGGGGCAGCGGCTGGCGCTGGAACGGGCCTACCGCGGGGCGGGGGTCGCGCCGGCGCAGGTCGGGCTGCTGGAGGCGCACGGGACCGGGACGGTGGTCGGCGACCGGACCGAACTCGCCGTCCTGGGCAAGGTGTTCGCGCAGGACGGCGCGGCGCCCGGGAGTTGCGCGCTCGGGTCGGTGAAGTCCCAGATCGGCCACACCAAGTGCGCGGCGGGCCTGGCGGGCCTGATCAAGGTCTCGCTCGCGCTGCACACCGGGGTCAAACCGCCCACCCTGCACCTGGAGAAGCCGAACCCGGCCTGGCAGAAGGACAGCAGCCCGTTCGCCTTCCACGCCGAGGCCCGGCCGTGGGCGGCGGCACCGGCCGAACGGGTGGCGGGGGTGAGCGCCTTCGGCTTCGGCGGCACCAACTTCCACGCGGTGCTGCGTGGTTACGACGGTCCGACGCCCGTGCACGGCCTGCAGGAGTGGCCCGCCGAACTGTTCACCTTCCGTGGCACCGACCGGGAGCGGGCGCTGCGCGGCGCGGCGGAGCTGCTGCGGCTGGCCGAGGCGGACGGCGCGCCCTGGCGGCTGCGGGACCTGGCGCTGGCAGCCTCGCGACGCGCGGAGGCGGGACACGGGCCGGTGCAGGTCGCGGTGGTGGCCTCGGACCTGGCCGAACTCACGGCGCTGCTGCGGCGAGCGGCGAACGGCGAGCACAGCCCGGACCACGGCCTCTACATGGCGCAACGCGGCCACGCGCCGCAGGGCAGTGGCACGCCGGAGGGGAGCGGCACCGGCGCGGTCGCGTTCCTCTTCCCCGGGCAGGGCAGCCAGCGGCCGGGGATGTTCGCGGAGCTGTTCGCCGCCTTCCCCGGTGTGCAGCGGCACTTGCGGCTCGGCGGGGCCTGTGCGGAAGTGCTCTACCCGCCGCTGGCCTTCACCCCCGAGGCGCGCGCGGCACAGCGCGACGCGGTGACCGACACCCGCGTGGCGCAGCCCGCGCTGGGGATGGCGGGGCTGGTGGCGTACGAGCTGCTGGCGCTGGCCGGGGTGCGGCCACAGCTGGCCGGCGGGCACAGCTACGGTGAGTTGGTCGCGCTGTGCGCGGCGGGGGCACTGTCGGCCGAGGAGCTGCCGGGGCTCGGCACCGAGCGGGCGCGGGCCATGCTGGAGGCGGTCGGCGAGGGCGCGGACCCCGGGTCGATGGCGGCGGTGACCGCCGGGGTCGCGGCGGTCGACGAGGTGCTGACGGCGGCTGGGCTGGCCGGAAAGGTGGTCGCGGCCAACCACAACGGACCCAAGCAGACGGTCATTTCGGGTCCGACGCCCGAGGTGGCCACGGCCGGCCGACTGCTGCGCGAAGCCGGGCACGGGGTGACCAGGCTGCGCGTGGCCTGTGCCTTCCACAGCCCGCTGCTGGCGGGCGCGGGCGAGCGCTTCGCCCGGGCGCTGGCCGAGCGCACCGTGCGGGCCCCGGAGTTCCCGGTCTTCGCGAACCGGACGGCGGCCGGCTACCCCGCCGACCCGGCCGGGGTCCGGGCCGAACTCGCGGCGCAGATCGGCGCGCCGGTGCGGTTCGCCGAGCAGATCGAGGCCATGTACGCGGCAGGTGCCCGGGTGTTCGTCGAGGCCGGTCCGGGGTCGGTGCTGTGCCGGCTGGTCTCGTCGATCCTGGGCGAGCGGCCGCACCGCGTGGTGCCGGTCGAGGGGCGCCGCCGCGGCCTGCCCGGATTCCTCGACGCGCTGGCCGAACTGGCCGTCGCGGGCGTGCCGGTGCGCACCGACCGGCTGCTGCGCGGGCGCGATGCGGTGGACGCGGGCCGGGCGCGGGCTGCGCGCAGGCCCGGCTGGACGGTGGACGGGCAGCTGGTGCGCACCGCTGCCGGAGAACTGCTGCCCGGTGCGCTCGCACCGGCCCGACCCGTACCGGAGGCGCTGATGACGACGCACAGACCAGAGACGAACGGCGATGCGCTGATCGCGGAGTTCCTGCGCAGCAGCCGGGAGTTGATCGCCGCGCAGCGCGACGTGCTGATGACCTACCTCGGTGGGACGGGCGAGCTGCCGGCACCGGTGGCGCCCCCGGCGGTGGCGTCCGCCCCGGCGGCGGCCACGGCGGCGCTCACGGCGGCACTACCGGCCGCAGCGTCGGCAGCGGTACCCGCGCCGCGCGCGGCTCTGCCGGCCGTCGCCGAAGCACCTGCGCCGGCAACGGAGTTCGGCGAGGAGGAGCTGCAGCGCGTGGTGGTGGAGGTGATCAGCGAGCGCACCGGCTACCCGGCCGACATGATCGAACCCGAGCTGGACCTCGAAGCCGACCTCAGCATCGACTCGATCAAGCGCACCGAGATCATCGGCCAACTCGCCCGCCGCCTCGGCGGCGCGGACCAGCTCGGCGGCCTGGCCGACGAGCAGGTGGAGGAGCTCTCCCGGGCCCGTACCACCGCCGCCATCACCGCCTGGCTGGCCGCCCGGCTCGGCGGGCCCGAGCCCGAGTCAACGGCCAGGCCCGAGTCGACGCCGACGCGCGAGTCAACGCCCGTGCGCGAGCCCGTACCCACGCCCGTGTCTGCGCCCCTGCCCGCGACGGAGCCGGCGGTGCCCCAAGCGCCGGAGGAGCCCGTCACCGGTGCCGAGCCCGCGCGCCTGGAGTTCGCGCCCGTCCCGCTCGCCGCGGCCTTCGCCGCGCCCGAGGCACTGGCCGGCCGGCGCTTCGCCCTGCTGGGGAGCGACGGCCACGGCCTCGCCGAGGCGTTGGCCGCGCGGCTCACCGCAGCGGGTGCGCAGGCGCTCGCCCTGGCCGCGACGCATGAACTCACGCCCGCCGACGGCCCGGTGGACGGCGTGCTGCTGCTCGACCCGCTCGCCAAGCACGGCGCACCGGTGCTGCCGGGCTGCGTCCCGGCGCTGCAGGCCGCCCTGGCCTGCTCGCCGCGCCAGCTGCTCGCCGCCCGGATCACGGGAGGCACCACCGACGGCGCGAAGGAGGAGGCGGCCGGCCGGGCGGACGGTCTGCGCGGCCTGTTCCGCACCCTGGCCCGCGAGTACCCGGACACCACCGCCCGCCTGGTCGAACTGGACGCGCCGCACCCGAGCGACCCGACGGCCGCCGCCGACCCGACACGCGCCGCCGACTCGACCAACGCCGACGACCCGACACGTGCCGCTGATGCGCTGCTCGGCGAGCTGCTGGCCGCCGACCGTGAGCCCGTGGTGCTGCGCGGCGCGGCCGGACGGCACGGCCTGGCGCTGGTCGAACGCGGCCTCGGGCTGCTGGGCAGCACGGGGGCGGGGCCCGCCGGTGACGGGGTGGCCGAGGCGGCCGCGCTCGGGCTCGACCAGGACGCCGTGGTGCTGCTGGTCGGCGGGGCGCGCGGGATCACCGCGCGGTTCGCGGCGGCCCTCGCCGCGGCGAGCCGCTGCCGCCTGGAGCTGCTCGGCCGCACCCCGCAGCCCGAGGGCCCCGAGGACCCGCTGACGGCCGCTGCGCGCGACCGGTCCGCGCTGCGTGCGGTGCTCGCCCGGCACGGTGTGCCGCTGCCCGAGGTCGACGCGACGGCGGCCCGGCTGCTGGCCGGGCGCGAGGTCGCCGCGACGCTCGGCGAGCTGGCGGCGCTCGGCTCGCCGGCCCGCTACCGGACGGTGGACGCGGCCGATCCGGCGGCGCTGCGGCAGGCGGTCAAGGAGGCGTACGCCGAGTACGGCCGGCTGGACGGCGTCGTCTACGCGGCCGGTGTGATCGAGGACAAGGTGTTGGCCGAGAAGGACCCGGAGTCCTTCCGGCGGGTCTTCGCGACCAAGGCCGACGGAGCCAGGGCGCTGCTCGACGCGCTGGCCGAACTGCCCGCCGGTCCCCGCTTCACCGTCCTGTTCGGCAGCATCGCCGCCGCGCTGGGCAACCGCGGCCAGGCCGACTACGCGGCGGCCAACGACGCGCTGGAGGAGCTGGGTGCCCGCTGGTCGGTGCGCACCGGGCGCCGGGCGCTGACCGTGCACTGGGGGCCGTGGGCGCCCTCCGAGACCCACGGTGGCATGGTCTCCGCCGAGTTGGCCCGGGAGTACGCCCGGCGCGGGGTCCGGCTCATCGACCCGACCGCCGGCACGCTCGCGCTGCTGCGCGAACTGGCCTGGGGCGAGCCGTCGGTGCGCTCCGTCGTCTACACCGCCTCGGGCTGGTGA